The following are from one region of the Streptomyces rubrogriseus genome:
- a CDS encoding endonuclease VII domain-containing protein: MRDGLQAYCRECSAEYYRQRQRAKGRAVREKVPVPPGHKHCRGCGEVRPHSEWHRKTSAPDGLASRCKACKAATDPAGHLRRKYGLTEAQRDEIVASQAGVCVICLKAPAVQVDHCHKTGRVRGVLCFNCNSGLGLLRDDPDAMYRAADYLEGIAWKPTLVAPGVYQLPS; encoded by the coding sequence ATGCGTGATGGTCTTCAGGCGTACTGCCGGGAGTGCTCCGCGGAGTACTACCGGCAGCGCCAGAGGGCCAAGGGGCGGGCAGTGCGTGAGAAGGTGCCTGTCCCGCCGGGACACAAGCACTGCAGGGGCTGCGGCGAGGTAAGGCCCCATAGCGAGTGGCATCGAAAGACCAGTGCGCCCGATGGCCTGGCAAGCCGCTGTAAGGCCTGCAAGGCAGCTACTGATCCGGCAGGACACCTTCGTCGAAAGTACGGCCTCACTGAAGCTCAGCGCGACGAGATCGTGGCCTCTCAGGCGGGGGTGTGCGTGATCTGCCTGAAAGCCCCCGCCGTGCAAGTGGATCACTGCCACAAGACGGGTAGGGTCCGTGGCGTACTGTGCTTCAACTGCAATTCAGGCCTCGGTCTGTTGAGGGATGACCCCGACGCGATGTACCGAGCTGCCGACTACCTGGAAGGAATCGCGTGGAAGCCAACACTCGTAGCACCGGGCGTCTACCAGCTGCCTTCCTGA
- the prcB gene encoding proteasome subunit beta: MEANTRSTGRLPAAFLTPGSSSFMDFLGEHQPEILPGNRQLPPVQGVIEAPHGTTIVAVTFPGGVVLAGDRRATMGNMIAQRDIEKVFPADEYSAVGIAGTAGLAVEMVKLFQLELEHFEKVEGAQLSLEGKANRLSTMIRSNLGMAMQGLAVVPLFAGYDVDRGRGRIFSYDVTGGRSEERNYATTGSGSVFARGAMKKLFRDDLTEEQATTLVVQALYDAADDDSATGGPDVARRIYPIITVITEDGFRRLGEDEAAELAGSVLQARLEQPDGPRAALL; the protein is encoded by the coding sequence GTGGAAGCCAACACTCGTAGCACCGGGCGTCTACCAGCTGCCTTCCTGACGCCCGGGTCCTCCTCTTTCATGGACTTCCTCGGGGAGCACCAGCCGGAGATCCTCCCGGGCAACCGGCAGCTCCCGCCGGTGCAGGGCGTCATCGAGGCACCGCACGGCACCACGATCGTGGCGGTCACGTTCCCCGGCGGTGTCGTGCTCGCCGGTGACCGGCGGGCCACCATGGGCAACATGATCGCCCAGCGGGACATCGAGAAGGTCTTCCCGGCCGACGAGTACTCGGCGGTGGGCATCGCCGGCACGGCCGGCCTGGCCGTGGAGATGGTGAAGCTGTTCCAGCTGGAGCTGGAGCACTTCGAGAAGGTCGAGGGCGCGCAGCTGTCCCTGGAGGGCAAGGCGAACCGCCTGTCGACGATGATCCGGTCCAACCTGGGCATGGCGATGCAGGGGCTGGCCGTGGTGCCGCTGTTCGCGGGGTACGACGTGGACCGGGGCAGGGGCCGCATCTTCTCGTACGACGTGACGGGTGGCCGGTCAGAGGAGCGGAACTACGCGACCACGGGTTCGGGCTCGGTCTTCGCGCGCGGTGCGATGAAGAAGCTGTTCCGTGACGACCTGACCGAGGAGCAGGCGACGACGCTCGTGGTGCAGGCGCTGTACGACGCGGCTGACGACGACTCGGCGACCGGTGGTCCCGATGTCGCCCGCCGGATCTATCCGATCATCACTGTGATCACCGAGGACGGTTTCCGCCGGCTCGGTGAGGACGAGGCCGCGGAGCTGGCCGGCTCGGTGCTGCAGGCCCGGCTCGAGCAGCCCGACGGTCCGCGGGCCGCGCTGCTGTAG
- the prcA gene encoding proteasome subunit alpha, with protein MSTPFYVSPQQAMADRAEYARKGIARGRSLVVLQYADGIVFVGENPSRALHKFSEIYDRIGFAAAGKYNEYENLRIGGVRYADLRGYTYDRDDVTARGLANVYAQTLGTIFSSQAEKPYEVELVVAEVGDSPENDQIYRLPHDGSIVDEHGSVAVGGNAEQISGYLDQRHRDGMTLAEALKLAVQALSRDTNGTEREIPAERLEVAVLDRTRPQQRKFKRIVGGQLSRLLESGAAAGAASADSEAEAEAETDSGSDEE; from the coding sequence GTGTCGACGCCGTTCTATGTATCTCCTCAGCAGGCGATGGCGGACCGGGCGGAGTACGCCCGCAAGGGCATCGCGCGTGGCCGCAGCCTGGTCGTGCTGCAGTATGCCGACGGCATCGTGTTCGTCGGTGAGAATCCGTCCCGTGCGCTGCACAAGTTCAGTGAGATCTACGACCGGATCGGCTTCGCGGCCGCCGGTAAGTACAACGAGTACGAGAACCTGCGGATCGGCGGGGTGCGCTATGCCGATCTGCGGGGTTACACCTATGACCGTGACGATGTGACGGCGCGGGGTCTGGCGAACGTGTACGCGCAGACGCTGGGCACGATCTTCTCCAGCCAGGCCGAGAAGCCGTACGAGGTGGAGCTGGTCGTCGCGGAGGTCGGGGACAGTCCGGAGAACGACCAGATCTACCGGCTGCCGCACGACGGTTCGATCGTGGACGAGCACGGTTCGGTGGCGGTCGGGGGCAACGCGGAGCAGATCAGCGGGTATCTGGACCAGCGGCACCGGGACGGCATGACGCTGGCCGAGGCGCTGAAGCTGGCGGTGCAGGCGCTGTCCCGTGACACCAACGGGACCGAGCGGGAGATTCCGGCGGAGCGGCTGGAGGTCGCGGTGCTGGACCGGACGCGTCCGCAGCAGCGCAAGTTCAAGCGCATCGTGGGCGGGCAGCTGTCGCGGCTGCTGGAGTCGGGGGCGGCGGCGGGTGCGGCGTCGGCGGACAGTGAGGCCGAGGCCGAGGCCGAGACCGACTCCGGATCGGACGAGGAGTAG
- a CDS encoding LacI family DNA-binding transcriptional regulator — protein MARGSTRPTSRDVAQAAGVSQAAVSLVLGDKWRGRVSEPTAQRVRDAALELGYRPNLAARNLRLGRTRTVLLVVPALTTEFFAEVYTGAARVAAAHGFGVVLYPSPEGVGPARDPFASAQAALDGVIASSMAADALTAIRGDQLPLVMLDSDPEGSLGAATVNLDIADGIRQVTEHLLSLGHRSFLHLAADIPSWTFEVRARELVSRLAPVPGTELRTIRAPISIEGALRATEAALAAPGPRPTALVCDDDKLAAGAYKAVRRAGLRVPDDLSVTGLDDLGLATAIDPELTTVRLDAEAFGERGMRALLAVLEGRPPEKGDLPVSLVVRGSTAPPR, from the coding sequence GTGGCACGAGGCAGCACCCGCCCCACGAGCCGGGACGTCGCCCAGGCCGCCGGCGTCTCCCAGGCAGCGGTCTCCCTGGTCCTCGGCGACAAATGGCGCGGCCGCGTGTCGGAACCCACGGCCCAGCGAGTCCGCGACGCCGCGCTGGAACTCGGCTACCGCCCCAACCTCGCCGCACGCAACCTGCGCCTCGGCCGCACCCGCACCGTCCTGCTGGTCGTCCCCGCGCTCACCACGGAGTTCTTCGCCGAGGTGTACACCGGCGCCGCACGGGTCGCCGCCGCACACGGCTTCGGCGTCGTCCTCTACCCCTCACCCGAGGGCGTCGGCCCCGCCCGCGACCCCTTCGCCTCCGCCCAGGCCGCACTGGACGGCGTCATCGCCTCCTCCATGGCCGCCGACGCCCTGACCGCCATCCGGGGCGACCAACTCCCCCTCGTCATGCTCGACAGCGACCCCGAGGGCAGCCTGGGCGCCGCCACCGTCAACCTCGACATCGCCGACGGCATCCGCCAGGTCACCGAGCACCTGCTGTCCCTGGGCCACCGCAGCTTCCTCCACCTCGCCGCGGACATCCCCTCCTGGACCTTCGAGGTACGCGCCCGCGAACTGGTCTCACGGCTCGCCCCCGTCCCCGGCACCGAACTGCGCACGATCCGCGCCCCCATCTCGATCGAGGGCGCCCTGCGGGCCACGGAAGCCGCCCTCGCCGCGCCCGGGCCCCGGCCCACGGCACTGGTCTGCGACGACGACAAACTGGCGGCCGGCGCCTACAAGGCCGTCCGCCGGGCCGGACTCCGCGTCCCCGACGACCTCTCCGTCACCGGCCTCGACGACCTCGGCCTCGCCACCGCCATCGACCCCGAACTCACCACCGTCCGCCTCGACGCGGAAGCCTTCGGCGAACGGGGCATGCGCGCACTGCTCGCGGTACTGGAAGGCAGGCCCCCCGAGAAGGGGGACCTGCCGGTCAGCCTGGTGGTACGGGGGTCCACGGCCCCGCCTCGGTGA